One genomic segment of Garra rufa chromosome 13, GarRuf1.0, whole genome shotgun sequence includes these proteins:
- the LOC141283132 gene encoding transcription factor GATA-4-like: MYQGVTMSTNHGPASYEPGFLHNAASAAASPVYVTPTRVTPMIPALPYLQTPQQSSPASGHSGWAQAGADTVASYSSTGGHHHSPVSRFAFSTSPPLTSGVATARDTVSYTSPLNISSGGREHYGSRGLSGSYHSGYPAYVSPNIGGSWTASHFDSSVLHSLQSGGTAGAARHPNLELFDDFAEGRECVNCGAMSTPLWRRDGTGHYLCNACGLYHKMNGINRPLIKPQRRLSASRRVGLSCTNCQTTTTTLWRRNAEGEPVCNACGLYMKLHGVPRPLAMKKEGIQTRKRKPKNINKSKPGSSEGQTPSSAVNSSPTEEPRPIKTEPDTVSLYTHHHMNTPVSAFPSYMGTPSSNSALKLSPSGSSSSKSEVWNSLILA, from the exons ATGTATCAAGGTGTAACGATGAGCACGAACCACGGACCCGCGTCTTACGAGCCCGGTTTCCTCCACAACGCCGCCTCGGCCGCCGCCTCGCCGGTGTACGTGACACCCACCCGGGTCACCCCGATGATCCCAGCGCTGCCGTACCTCCAGACGCCGCAGCAGAGCAGCCCGGCGTCCGGACACTCGGGATGGGCGCAGGCGGGCGCGGATACGGTCGCTTCTTACAGCTCCACCGGCGGGCACCATCATTCCCCGGTCTCCAGGTTCGCGTTCTCCACGAGCCCTCCGTTAACCTCCGGGGTCGCGACGGCCCGGGACACGGTGAGTTACACCAGCCCGCTGAACATCTCCTCTGGCGGCCGGGAGCACTACGGGTCCCGCGGTCTGAGTGGATCCTATCACAGCGGGTACCCGGCCTACGTCAGCCCGAACATCGGAGGCTCTTGGACGGCGTCGCACTTCGACAGCTCCGTGCTGCACAGCCTCCAGAGCGGAGGAACGGCCGGTGCAGCGCGACACCCGAACTTAG AGCTGTTTGATGATTTTGCTGAGGGTCGTGAGTGTGTGAACTGTGGGGCGATGTCCACTCCTCTGTGGCGGCGGGACGGGACGGGTCATTACCTGTGTAACGCCTGCGGTCTCTACCACAAGATGAACGGGATCAACCGGCCTCTCATCAAACCCCAGAGACGACTG TCTGCATCCAGACGGGTTGGTTTGTCCTGCACCAACTGTCAGACGACCACAACTACTCTCTGGAGACGTAATGCAGAAGGAGAGCCGGTCTGCAACGCCTGCGGACTCTACATGAAACTCCATGGG GTTCCTCGTCCTCTCGCCATGAAGAAAGAGGGAATTCAGACCCGCAAACGCAAAccaaaaaatatcaacaagtccAAACCTG GGTCATCTGAGGGTCAGACGCCGTCCAGCGCAGTGAACTCCAGTCCCACAGAAGAACCGCGACCCATAAAGACAGAACCGGACACGGTGTCGCTCTACACACACCATCACATGAACACACCG GTCTCTGCGTTTCCATCTTATATGGGAACTCCTAGCTCAAATTCTGCTCTCAAACTTTCTCCAAGTGGATCTTCCAGCTCCAAAAGTGAAGTGTGGAACAGTTTGATTCTGGCATAA